A DNA window from Candidatus Zixiibacteriota bacterium contains the following coding sequences:
- a CDS encoding OmpA family protein: MKKTLLTVLLLAVAIVASNCGKPKPTVEETTTTTPRTETPTPVDTTSRPVEPPVQPSLQESQFQTVYFDFDQFNLRSDARAALDANYQLLTEFPDVIVRIEGHCDERGTVEYNLSLGEKRARSAMDYLVGRGLSANRASVISYGKERAKIQGSNEDAWAKNRRSEFTIASR, translated from the coding sequence ATGAAGAAGACATTACTAACCGTACTCCTGCTTGCTGTGGCCATTGTTGCCAGCAATTGTGGCAAACCCAAGCCCACCGTTGAGGAAACCACGACCACAACACCTCGCACCGAGACGCCCACTCCTGTCGACACGACATCTCGTCCTGTCGAACCACCAGTTCAGCCTTCACTACAGGAGAGCCAGTTCCAGACCGTCTATTTTGATTTTGACCAGTTTAATCTTCGCTCGGACGCCCGTGCCGCCCTCGATGCCAACTACCAACTGCTGACAGAATTCCCCGATGTTATTGTGCGTATCGAAGGTCATTGCGATGAGCGAGGTACTGTTGAATACAACCTTTCACTTGGCGAAAAACGCGCCCGTTCTGCAATGGATTATCTTGTAGGACGCGGGTTATCAGCCAACCGCGCTTCAGTCATCTCCTACGGCAAAGAGCGCGCAAAAATTCAGGGCAGCAATGAAGACGCCTGGGCAAAAAACCGACGTAGCGAATTTACCATTGCCTCACGTTAG
- the ligA gene encoding NAD-dependent DNA ligase LigA, whose product MPILDKATQDEYAHLKKEIERHSHLYYVSDKPEISDTKFDKLFDRLLAIEKDHPDLITSDSPSQRVGATPSKKFAPFRHRAAMLSLQKVTTIQEFIEFDRRVREGLESKTEIEYFTEPKLDGLAVELIYEDGLFVAGGTRGDGTSGEDITPNLRTIKNIPLRLSEETSTRFPLLEVRGEVIMRKSAFEKLNRKQTEAGLPPLANPRNGAAGSLRQLDPKITASRPLAFYAYGISETEYEDLPSQRETMQFLLKERFLVNESAATATGTDEVRLRFEVLEKLRTSLDFEIDGMVVKVDRFRSQEILGQVSHAPRWAVAWKFTAELAETTLIGLEFSVGRTGAITPVALLKPVRVSGVTVSNASLHNEDELTRLDIRIGDTVVIRRAGDVIPEVMEVIVDKRPDRAKRVKYPEVCPSCREAISRTEGEAAYRCFNAACPAQLEGKLYHFASQGGFDIEGFGDKIAQQIIARELVQDPSDIFCLTKDQLLTMDLMADKRAQNLLDAIDRAKKVELPKLIYSFGIIGVGESVAKLLADNFGDFDTLYSASLHTLEEIQGIGPTIAANIVQFFSLAGNKRMIENLKKSGVTFSPYKSKSSGGKLEGKTFVITGTLSQPRNHFKKLIENNGGHVAGSVSKATSFLLAGSDAGSKLDNAKKLGIPILDEDSLNSLL is encoded by the coding sequence ATGCCCATTCTTGATAAAGCGACTCAGGATGAATACGCACACCTCAAAAAAGAAATCGAGCGTCACAGCCATCTTTACTATGTGAGTGACAAACCGGAAATAAGCGACACGAAATTTGACAAACTCTTTGACCGTCTGCTTGCCATAGAAAAGGATCATCCTGACCTCATAACATCCGATTCCCCGAGTCAGCGAGTCGGCGCAACCCCCTCAAAAAAGTTCGCGCCCTTTCGGCACCGCGCCGCAATGCTGTCGCTTCAGAAGGTAACGACCATACAGGAGTTTATAGAATTTGACCGCCGGGTTCGCGAGGGACTTGAGTCGAAAACAGAAATCGAATACTTCACCGAGCCGAAACTCGACGGGCTGGCTGTCGAACTCATTTACGAAGATGGGCTTTTTGTCGCTGGCGGAACACGAGGGGACGGAACTTCGGGCGAGGATATCACGCCAAATCTTCGCACGATAAAAAATATCCCTCTGCGGTTATCTGAAGAGACGTCTACGCGATTTCCGCTGCTTGAGGTGCGCGGCGAAGTTATCATGCGAAAATCAGCATTTGAAAAGTTAAATCGAAAGCAGACTGAAGCCGGTCTACCGCCTTTGGCAAATCCAAGAAACGGCGCCGCAGGTTCGCTTCGCCAACTTGACCCAAAAATAACGGCCTCCCGGCCGCTCGCATTTTATGCCTATGGCATTTCCGAAACTGAATATGAGGATCTGCCGTCACAGAGAGAAACTATGCAGTTTCTCCTCAAGGAAAGATTCCTTGTGAATGAAAGCGCGGCAACCGCGACCGGAACTGACGAAGTCCGGCTGAGGTTCGAAGTGTTGGAAAAGTTACGTACTTCGCTTGATTTTGAAATTGACGGCATGGTTGTCAAGGTTGACCGCTTTCGTTCACAGGAAATTTTGGGGCAGGTTTCTCACGCGCCACGCTGGGCGGTGGCATGGAAATTCACCGCGGAGCTTGCAGAAACGACTCTTATTGGGTTGGAATTCTCCGTCGGACGCACCGGTGCCATAACACCTGTGGCATTGCTCAAACCGGTCAGAGTTTCTGGTGTAACTGTTTCAAATGCCTCGCTTCACAACGAAGACGAACTCACACGGCTCGACATCCGAATCGGAGATACAGTCGTCATTCGACGTGCCGGAGATGTAATTCCTGAAGTCATGGAAGTCATTGTCGATAAGCGGCCGGACCGCGCCAAGCGGGTCAAATATCCAGAAGTCTGTCCCTCATGCCGCGAAGCCATTTCCCGCACCGAAGGCGAAGCCGCCTACCGCTGTTTCAATGCGGCGTGCCCGGCCCAGCTCGAAGGAAAACTCTATCATTTTGCCTCCCAAGGCGGCTTTGACATTGAAGGCTTTGGAGACAAAATTGCCCAACAGATTATTGCAAGAGAGTTGGTCCAAGACCCATCTGATATTTTCTGCCTGACCAAAGATCAGTTGCTCACAATGGACTTAATGGCCGACAAGCGGGCGCAAAATCTTCTGGACGCTATCGATCGAGCTAAAAAGGTCGAACTCCCGAAACTCATCTATTCTTTTGGGATAATTGGAGTTGGTGAGTCAGTCGCAAAATTGCTTGCGGATAATTTTGGGGATTTTGATACTCTATATTCAGCCTCTCTGCATACCCTTGAAGAGATTCAGGGAATTGGGCCGACCATTGCCGCCAATATAGTGCAGTTCTTCTCCCTTGCCGGAAATAAACGAATGATTGAAAATCTCAAAAAATCAGGGGTTACCTTCAGCCCGTACAAATCAAAGTCCTCCGGCGGCAAACTCGAAGGGAAGACATTTGTCATCACCGGGACACTTTCACAGCCGCGAAATCATTTCAAGAAACTTATCGAAAACAACGGCGGCCATGTTGCCGGCTCAGTTTCCAAGGCTACAAGTTTTCTGCTTGCCGGAAGCGATGCCGGCTCAAAATTGGATAACGCCAAAAAACTCGGAATCCCTATTCTCGACGAAGACAGTCTCAATAGCCTTCTTTGA
- a CDS encoding XTP/dITP diphosphatase, whose product MQLVLATNNDDKITEMRHLLDDLPVTILTRHNFLEFPDPEETGSTLVENALIKARAIADFTGLPSLADDSGLEVDALNGAPGLFSSRYAGENATYRDNYNKLLVSLAGIPTGKRTARFRCVIALAWTPDDIETILGTVEGIIAEKVFGVEGFGYDPVFFYPPFDKRFSEMTLDEKNRVSHRGKALTQARTKIIERLNRT is encoded by the coding sequence GTGCAGCTTGTTCTTGCGACCAACAATGATGATAAAATCACTGAGATGAGACATCTCTTGGATGACCTTCCTGTCACAATTCTCACTCGCCATAATTTTCTTGAATTCCCCGACCCTGAAGAAACCGGCTCGACGCTTGTTGAAAATGCCCTGATTAAGGCTCGCGCCATTGCCGATTTTACAGGACTGCCATCGCTTGCCGATGACTCAGGGCTCGAAGTCGACGCTCTTAATGGTGCGCCGGGTCTGTTTTCATCCCGATATGCCGGCGAAAATGCGACGTATAGAGATAACTACAATAAATTACTTGTCTCTTTGGCGGGAATCCCGACCGGAAAGCGCACCGCGCGATTCCGCTGTGTTATCGCTCTGGCTTGGACACCGGATGATATCGAAACGATTTTGGGGACAGTCGAAGGCATAATTGCTGAAAAAGTTTTTGGCGTAGAAGGATTTGGATATGATCCGGTCTTTTTCTATCCCCCTTTTGACAAACGCTTCTCAGAAATGACGCTTGATGAGAAAAACCGTGTTTCGCACCGCGGCAAAGCCCTTACCCAAGCGCGCACAAAAATCATCGAGCGGCTCAATCGGACATAA
- the smpB gene encoding SsrA-binding protein SmpB, whose product MVFVARNRKARYDFAVSETIEAGIELKGSEVKSIREGKLNLADAYAIVEGNQVILRNLHITPYKMSGEPLDPDRPRRLLLHKREIVKLSVKTLQRGLTLIPLALYFRGKRLKIELGLAVGRKKYDKRQVIAEAEAKRRIDRAKRRDLDH is encoded by the coding sequence ATGGTCTTTGTTGCCAGAAACCGAAAAGCAAGGTATGACTTCGCTGTCTCCGAGACAATCGAGGCCGGTATCGAACTAAAAGGGAGCGAGGTCAAATCGATCCGCGAGGGAAAGCTCAACCTGGCCGATGCCTATGCCATTGTCGAAGGAAATCAGGTGATTTTACGGAACCTGCATATAACACCCTATAAGATGTCCGGAGAACCGCTCGACCCTGACCGCCCTCGGCGGCTGTTATTGCACAAACGGGAGATCGTGAAACTTTCGGTGAAAACACTGCAACGCGGTTTGACACTTATTCCGCTCGCTCTTTACTTTAGAGGAAAGCGGTTGAAGATTGAACTGGGATTGGCTGTAGGGCGTAAAAAGTACGACAAGCGGCAGGTTATTGCCGAAGCCGAAGCCAAGCGAAGAATTGACCGGGCGAAACGAAGGGATCTCGATCATTGA
- a CDS encoding electron transfer flavoprotein subunit alpha/FixB family protein, with translation MNVLLIALQKNGKLNSASFELIEAARPLGGALCTAILSDNAEPLAKELASRGGGKVLSVSDPALKHFNEEIYTKAIGHLIAKYKPSVVLAPATFYGRALIARVAGFNGGAMASEITGLALENGAVVATRPSYGGSVIAKVSATDSTKPFFITVRPKVFAESKSGSGEVVNESIDGSTLTSRAVTKEVRVESSGTLTLAEADRIVSAGRGIRGPENVDLIKGLAESLNAAFGSTRAVVDAGWVPYAHQVGQTGRTVNPKLYVAVGISGAIQHLVGMQSSQTIVAINKDKDAPIFKVASYGIVGDLFEIVPALTKKFKAELA, from the coding sequence ATGAATGTTTTACTTATAGCGCTTCAAAAAAACGGAAAACTAAACTCAGCATCGTTTGAACTTATCGAGGCCGCCCGCCCGCTGGGTGGGGCACTGTGCACTGCCATACTTTCTGACAATGCCGAGCCGCTGGCCAAAGAGCTTGCCTCCCGAGGCGGCGGCAAAGTCCTCTCAGTCTCTGATCCGGCATTGAAACATTTCAATGAAGAGATTTATACAAAGGCTATTGGGCACCTTATTGCAAAATATAAACCATCGGTCGTACTTGCCCCGGCAACATTTTATGGCCGCGCCCTTATCGCTCGGGTTGCGGGATTCAATGGCGGAGCGATGGCCTCCGAGATTACCGGGCTGGCGCTTGAGAATGGAGCGGTTGTCGCCACCCGGCCCAGTTATGGCGGGAGTGTCATTGCCAAAGTTTCGGCCACTGATTCCACAAAACCATTTTTTATTACGGTGCGTCCAAAAGTTTTTGCTGAATCAAAATCAGGAAGCGGCGAAGTTGTAAATGAGTCAATTGATGGCTCAACTTTGACCTCAAGAGCGGTCACCAAAGAAGTTCGAGTCGAATCAAGCGGCACACTGACCCTTGCCGAAGCCGATAGGATTGTTTCCGCCGGACGCGGAATTCGCGGCCCGGAGAATGTCGATTTGATCAAGGGACTTGCCGAATCGCTCAATGCCGCTTTCGGCTCTACACGCGCAGTAGTCGATGCTGGCTGGGTTCCGTACGCCCACCAAGTCGGCCAGACCGGACGCACAGTCAACCCAAAACTCTATGTGGCTGTGGGTATCTCAGGCGCTATCCAGCATCTCGTCGGAATGCAGTCCTCGCAAACGATTGTCGCAATCAATAAAGACAAAGACGCCCCAATTTTCAAAGTGGCGAGTTATGGTATCGTCGGTGATCTGTTTGAGATTGTGCCGGCCTTGACCAAAAAGTTCAAAGCCGAATTGGCTTAG
- the ybgF gene encoding tol-pal system protein YbgF, translated as MKSRTKSTQTATLLIVAVVGVGALLPGCVTKRDIDQVNTRLDTIEIQNRRTEHLIARMDSIISAGATANDQMRTDIRVSTDELGRQIQSLLDNMNDLTSQLAKMNRTQTIKLPPTSSGQTDTASQQGSARCDGMYDDAFVLVRKGEYNSAIEGFRNFLRDCTNHQNTENAYYWIGECFYSTEKYNEAVTEFEYLLANFKNSANIGRTLYKLGRSQQEIGNKDEAKKQYQRLVKDFSGTLEAEQAKERLKDLK; from the coding sequence ATGAAATCCCGCACAAAGTCAACCCAAACCGCCACGTTACTAATCGTGGCGGTTGTTGGTGTGGGCGCATTGCTCCCCGGTTGTGTCACCAAAAGGGATATTGACCAGGTCAATACCAGGCTTGACACCATTGAAATTCAGAACCGAAGGACCGAACATCTTATCGCCCGCATGGATTCAATTATTTCGGCAGGTGCGACTGCCAACGACCAGATGCGGACAGACATCCGGGTCAGCACCGATGAACTTGGCCGTCAAATCCAGTCTCTGCTTGATAATATGAATGATTTGACATCGCAACTTGCCAAGATGAACCGCACACAGACAATCAAACTTCCTCCGACAAGCTCCGGACAGACAGATACTGCGAGTCAGCAAGGTTCAGCCCGGTGCGATGGTATGTACGACGATGCTTTTGTTTTAGTTCGAAAGGGTGAATATAATTCGGCAATCGAAGGCTTTCGCAATTTTCTGCGTGATTGTACGAACCACCAGAACACCGAAAATGCCTACTACTGGATTGGCGAGTGCTTTTACTCAACTGAGAAATATAACGAAGCCGTGACCGAATTTGAATACCTGCTTGCCAATTTCAAAAATTCGGCTAATATCGGCCGCACACTTTATAAGCTCGGGCGTTCTCAGCAGGAGATTGGCAATAAGGACGAGGCCAAGAAACAGTACCAGCGTCTTGTTAAAGATTTCAGCGGAACATTGGAAGCAGAACAGGCAAAAGAGCGGCTCAAAGACCTCAAGTAG
- the murI gene encoding glutamate racemase: protein MNQKLGNETASDPIGIFDSGVGGLTVAREVFNLLPYEHVVYFGDVGRSPYGGRSREIITQFTIQDVAFLQEHKVKYIICACNTVSAVAFDEVQKKYNIPMIGVISPGAKAAVAQTKNGRIGVIGTHATINSDAYAKTIRELNPSLKVFSLACPLFVPLAEEGYIDQEATYLIAKDYLQTMHDVGIDTLILGCTHYPLLRKVIADVMGDKVTLIDSGQETARVAQSVMQEKNLLRNENEGSGKRNGEHQYFVSDVPEKFSQVASRFLGRLVDRITRVDISRY, encoded by the coding sequence ATGAATCAAAAACTTGGCAATGAAACAGCCAGCGACCCGATTGGAATATTCGACAGCGGTGTCGGCGGCTTGACAGTGGCCCGCGAGGTCTTCAACCTACTGCCCTATGAACATGTCGTCTACTTTGGCGATGTCGGACGTTCGCCGTATGGAGGCCGCTCTCGCGAGATTATCACACAGTTTACAATTCAGGATGTGGCCTTTCTCCAGGAACACAAAGTCAAATATATAATCTGCGCCTGCAATACCGTCTCTGCCGTTGCCTTTGACGAAGTGCAAAAAAAATATAATATCCCGATGATCGGGGTGATATCCCCCGGGGCAAAAGCCGCAGTCGCACAGACAAAAAATGGACGAATCGGCGTTATCGGCACCCATGCCACAATCAACTCCGACGCTTATGCCAAGACTATTCGTGAGCTAAATCCCTCGCTCAAAGTTTTTTCTCTGGCCTGTCCGCTCTTTGTCCCTTTGGCCGAAGAAGGCTATATCGATCAGGAAGCGACATATCTCATCGCCAAAGATTATCTTCAGACGATGCATGATGTTGGGATCGATACTTTGATACTTGGATGCACCCACTATCCTTTGCTCAGAAAAGTTATAGCCGATGTCATGGGCGACAAAGTTACCCTCATCGACAGCGGCCAGGAAACAGCCCGTGTCGCGCAAAGTGTGATGCAGGAGAAAAATCTGCTCCGGAACGAGAATGAAGGCTCAGGCAAACGGAACGGTGAGCACCAATATTTTGTCTCCGATGTCCCTGAAAAATTCTCGCAGGTGGCCTCACGATTTCTTGGCCGTCTTGTTGATAGAATAACCAGAGTCGATATCAGCCGTTATTAG
- a CDS encoding PKD domain-containing protein: protein MRNIEPFFLNKAFPCFLLGLPLILILIIVSGCDKLVTETTQVTVIDTTLGQACLTCHTDSDDSQIVQPREQWENSRHASTELLEATVFFNGDFENTAACGPICHSGNGFVDFIQTGSQANQSQPSTINCFTCHSPHTGNFGTWTLDSLRGNAAQVVLKDASVYDGAKSNMCVHCHQAATVPILNANSALINNRFGPHSSTQANMLIGRSAFLFDTIVVKNSHDSTLGRDGCLTCHFGQGVGASFGEHTFRLEDESGSQLVANCNVAACHVGTLGKTRVVQDFYQFERLDTIAILADSLEILLRAEGILDPSDPMGIVFIPQDTAIPRGLAQILYNYLMFREDGSRGVHNAAYSEQILRESLTRYDSLPRLSSFSASDTAVCFDDTVLFRADSSNNVTTFSWAFGDGTVSSNLTADSVKHVYNKRGIFTVSLTGTGKFGSASVSRANYITVDSVASNFSAAVDSGKAPLNVAFLDLSTGTIDSWEWDFGDTTAIDTSSLQNPIIIYQNIGTYTVQLRVTSPCNTSILTRTGYIKVTAP from the coding sequence ATGCGCAATATAGAACCCTTTTTTTTGAATAAAGCCTTCCCTTGCTTTCTTCTCGGTCTGCCCCTGATTCTCATACTTATAATCGTTTCCGGCTGTGATAAACTTGTAACTGAAACAACTCAGGTGACAGTTATCGACACCACCCTTGGCCAAGCCTGCTTGACTTGTCATACTGATTCCGATGATTCTCAGATTGTCCAGCCGAGAGAGCAGTGGGAAAACTCGCGCCATGCGTCAACAGAACTCCTTGAGGCAACTGTCTTTTTTAACGGCGACTTTGAAAACACCGCCGCCTGCGGTCCGATATGTCACTCCGGTAATGGATTTGTTGATTTTATTCAAACTGGTTCCCAAGCCAATCAGAGTCAGCCCTCTACGATAAATTGCTTTACCTGTCATTCTCCTCATACCGGAAATTTCGGTACTTGGACGCTCGATTCCCTTCGAGGGAATGCCGCTCAGGTTGTCCTCAAGGATGCATCAGTATATGATGGCGCCAAGTCGAACATGTGCGTTCACTGTCATCAGGCGGCAACTGTCCCGATATTGAACGCCAATTCTGCCTTGATAAATAATCGGTTTGGCCCTCACTCAAGCACACAGGCGAACATGCTGATTGGCCGAAGCGCGTTTCTCTTTGATACCATAGTTGTAAAAAACAGCCATGATAGTACTCTGGGCAGAGACGGTTGCCTGACATGTCACTTTGGTCAGGGAGTTGGCGCCTCATTTGGGGAACATACGTTCCGACTTGAAGATGAAAGCGGCTCTCAGCTTGTCGCAAACTGCAATGTCGCCGCCTGTCATGTTGGTACTCTGGGCAAGACACGGGTCGTCCAGGACTTCTATCAATTCGAGCGATTGGATACCATTGCGATTCTGGCGGACAGTCTTGAAATATTACTTAGGGCGGAGGGAATCCTCGATCCGTCTGATCCTATGGGAATTGTCTTCATTCCACAGGACACCGCTATTCCGCGCGGACTGGCTCAAATTCTATATAATTATCTGATGTTCAGAGAAGATGGTTCACGCGGAGTGCATAACGCCGCCTACTCCGAACAGATTCTGAGGGAATCTTTGACACGGTATGATTCACTGCCACGGTTGTCCTCTTTCAGCGCATCCGACACCGCAGTCTGTTTTGATGATACAGTTCTTTTCAGGGCGGATTCCTCGAACAATGTGACCACCTTTAGCTGGGCGTTTGGCGATGGAACAGTTTCCTCGAATCTGACCGCAGATTCAGTCAAGCATGTCTATAATAAAAGAGGGATATTTACCGTCTCGCTAACCGGCACCGGGAAATTCGGGTCGGCTTCGGTTTCAAGAGCCAATTATATTACAGTTGACAGTGTGGCCTCTAATTTTTCAGCGGCTGTCGATAGCGGCAAAGCTCCATTGAATGTGGCATTCTTAGACCTCTCAACTGGTACTATCGATTCATGGGAATGGGATTTTGGAGATACGACCGCTATCGACACGTCGAGTCTGCAGAATCCAATCATTATCTATCAGAATATCGGAACCTACACAGTTCAGTTACGAGTCACCAGTCCATGCAATACCAGCATTCTCACGAGAACTGGCTATATCAAAGTTACGGCTCCGTAA
- a CDS encoding tRNA-dihydrouridine synthase, which produces METESRVYGFWKQLKAPIFAMAPMADVTDAAFREIIARRGKPDVFFTEFVAVDGLCSAGRPNLLKSLMYHESERPIVAQFFGEKPKHFYETAQLAVELGFDGIDLNMGCPVRTVTKTGSGAALIKTPGLAKEIIVATQEGAGNLPVSIKTRIGFSKIALEDWVGHLLETKPAAITLHLRTAKEMSLVDAHWELISQAVRAVQGTGTILLGNGDVKSIAEAEELVKTTGIDGVMLGRAIYGNPWLFNRSINPEDITVEEKFSAMIEHAHLFESIFQGHKNFAMMRKHLRSYASGFAGSKELRVSFEQVNSALEVRDCIDLARHRMEQTLSVQSVVSA; this is translated from the coding sequence ATGGAAACTGAATCCCGAGTGTATGGTTTTTGGAAACAACTCAAGGCGCCTATTTTTGCAATGGCTCCTATGGCAGACGTTACCGATGCGGCTTTTCGAGAGATAATTGCCCGTCGAGGCAAGCCAGATGTTTTCTTTACTGAGTTTGTCGCGGTCGATGGCCTCTGCTCTGCTGGACGCCCTAATTTGCTCAAAAGTCTTATGTACCATGAATCCGAACGGCCGATAGTGGCTCAATTTTTCGGAGAAAAACCTAAACATTTCTACGAAACCGCTCAATTGGCGGTGGAACTTGGGTTCGATGGGATTGACCTCAATATGGGCTGTCCGGTCAGAACTGTTACCAAAACCGGTTCTGGCGCGGCGCTTATAAAAACGCCAGGGCTTGCCAAAGAGATAATTGTCGCAACTCAGGAAGGGGCTGGTAACCTCCCGGTATCAATAAAAACCCGTATAGGTTTCAGCAAAATTGCGCTCGAAGATTGGGTGGGGCATTTGCTCGAAACAAAACCGGCGGCAATTACCCTGCATCTTCGGACCGCAAAAGAGATGTCGCTTGTTGACGCCCATTGGGAATTGATCTCTCAGGCCGTGCGGGCAGTCCAGGGAACCGGCACAATATTGCTTGGGAACGGCGATGTGAAATCCATTGCCGAAGCCGAGGAGCTTGTGAAGACAACTGGTATTGACGGTGTGATGCTTGGTCGGGCTATTTATGGCAATCCGTGGTTGTTCAATCGCTCTATCAATCCAGAAGATATTACTGTCGAAGAAAAGTTCAGCGCCATGATAGAGCACGCTCATCTTTTTGAATCAATTTTTCAGGGGCATAAAAATTTCGCGATGATGAGGAAACACCTTCGTTCGTACGCCTCCGGTTTTGCCGGCTCAAAAGAATTGCGTGTGAGTTTCGAGCAGGTTAACTCGGCTCTTGAGGTCAGAGACTGCATCGATTTGGCCCGCCACCGTATGGAACAGACTTTGTCGGTGCAGTCCGTAGTCTCGGCCTGA
- a CDS encoding N-acetylmuramoyl-L-alanine amidase produces the protein MSFHKAFALFVTPALVFLLILGCLAPTSAKVKVSIAGSYEEVESTTENGIQYVSLSQLAQTLGGSLDWEIIGHQISYTHDEFRFDFVIASPYFTLNDSIFNMTYGAIVKNGQLFVPVETFLPYLDKAAVEEIDWDESTHAVLVDPNGFDATDLSVSIKANGVLVEIFLSKPVGYDIFVTEGNWVNVSLRDCRINSERIISRKDPRLMYKISTHQEGTTGQISMQFKKPIDQWHHKLVEEPLRIQISIPDQSFEIETVDNNPVGPDELVDAVVIDAGHGGSDYGAIGRNGTREKDVTLAIAKELATKFRREKSIKVIMTRESDKTVSLEERASIANKAGADLFISIHANASPKAQARGWNVFFLAPAKNDSARAVAQLENSYFLREKTLNDEDLPDTDSDDPVLSILNEMIMTEFQAESQDFALMLDREMRKNLDIPARGVDQAGFFVLNKIFMPSLLVESAFISNTSEERMLKDRKFQTQIAQSIYDAVLRFKGKYEQK, from the coding sequence TTGAGTTTTCATAAGGCATTTGCCCTCTTTGTTACCCCTGCCCTGGTGTTCCTGCTTATTCTTGGCTGTCTCGCACCGACATCGGCTAAGGTAAAAGTTTCCATCGCCGGCAGTTACGAGGAAGTCGAGAGCACAACCGAAAACGGCATCCAGTATGTCTCGCTCTCTCAACTGGCCCAAACCCTCGGCGGGTCGCTCGATTGGGAAATTATCGGCCACCAGATAAGTTACACCCATGACGAATTCCGCTTCGATTTTGTTATAGCCTCACCTTACTTCACGCTAAACGACAGCATCTTCAATATGACCTATGGCGCAATTGTGAAAAACGGTCAGCTTTTCGTGCCTGTCGAGACCTTTCTTCCCTATCTGGATAAGGCGGCTGTCGAAGAGATCGACTGGGATGAATCCACCCATGCGGTGCTTGTCGACCCGAACGGTTTCGATGCAACAGATCTGTCTGTGTCGATCAAGGCTAATGGCGTTCTCGTCGAGATATTTCTCAGCAAACCGGTCGGTTATGATATTTTCGTCACCGAAGGCAACTGGGTGAATGTCTCACTGCGCGACTGCAGAATAAACTCCGAGCGAATAATCTCTCGAAAAGACCCGCGTCTCATGTATAAAATTTCAACTCACCAGGAAGGGACCACCGGTCAGATATCGATGCAATTCAAGAAGCCAATCGATCAGTGGCACCATAAATTAGTCGAGGAGCCGCTTCGGATTCAGATTTCGATCCCCGATCAAAGTTTTGAAATTGAAACAGTCGACAATAACCCGGTAGGGCCGGATGAACTGGTTGATGCCGTCGTTATCGATGCTGGACATGGAGGCTCTGACTACGGCGCGATTGGCCGCAATGGGACACGTGAGAAAGATGTGACGCTGGCCATAGCCAAAGAGCTTGCGACAAAATTTAGGCGCGAAAAATCGATAAAAGTGATCATGACTCGCGAGTCCGATAAAACAGTCTCATTGGAAGAACGGGCATCAATTGCGAACAAAGCCGGAGCGGATCTTTTCATCTCGATCCATGCCAACGCGAGCCCCAAAGCGCAGGCGCGGGGATGGAACGTTTTTTTTCTCGCCCCGGCCAAAAATGATTCTGCCCGGGCGGTAGCGCAGTTGGAAAACAGCTATTTCCTGCGTGAGAAAACACTCAACGATGAAGACCTGCCTGACACCGATTCGGACGATCCGGTACTCTCTATTCTCAACGAGATGATAATGACCGAATTTCAGGCAGAATCCCAGGATTTCGCCCTTATGCTCGACAGGGAGATGCGCAAGAATCTTGATATCCCGGCGCGTGGGGTAGACCAAGCCGGGTTTTTTGTGCTGAACAAAATCTTTATGCCTTCTCTCCTTGTTGAAAGCGCGTTCATTTCCAACACCTCAGAGGAGCGTATGCTTAAAGACAGAAAATTCCAAACCCAGATCGCGCAAAGTATTTATGACGCCGTTCTTCGCTTTAAAGGAAAATACGAGCAAAAGTAA
- a CDS encoding response regulator, whose product MSHKIKVGTAKVLIIDDEPEITEIVATFLTESGYMVGVENSSGNAVEAARKLCPDVILLDIMMPGADGYDTCKEIKKDPLLAHIPVIFLTGKDRNDDMGRSFKVGGDMFIKKPFSCERLLEIVNIVIMSTSRY is encoded by the coding sequence ATGTCTCATAAGATCAAAGTTGGAACGGCAAAAGTTTTAATAATTGACGATGAACCCGAGATCACCGAAATAGTCGCGACGTTTCTGACCGAATCCGGCTACATGGTAGGCGTAGAAAACAGCTCCGGGAACGCTGTTGAAGCGGCCCGTAAACTTTGCCCTGATGTTATCCTGCTTGATATTATGATGCCCGGCGCCGATGGATACGATACCTGCAAAGAAATCAAAAAAGACCCGCTTCTTGCGCATATTCCGGTAATATTTCTCACCGGAAAAGACCGCAACGACGATATGGGACGATCGTTCAAAGTCGGCGGCGATATGTTTATAAAGAAGCCTTTTTCATGCGAACGGCTGCTTGAAATTGTCAATATTGTTATCATGTCGACCAGCCGCTACTAG